From the Streptomyces nodosus genome, the window GCGGGCTTCCTGATCACGCGCCGCGGCTCGCGTCTGATCGCGGACTACGGCGGCGTGCAGAAGGTCGCGCCGGTGCTGGCCGGCACCTTCCTGGTCGGCAGTCTGGCGACGCTGTCCCTGCCCGGACTGGCGCCGTTCGTCAGTGAGTTCCTGGTACTGGTCGGCACGTTCACCCGCTATCCCGCGATCGGCATCGTCGCCACCCTTGGCATCGTTCTCGCCGCGCTCTACACGCTCGTCCTCTACCAGCGGACGATGACGGGCCCGGTGAAGCCGGAGGTCTCCGCGATGCCCGATCTGAGGGTCCGTGAACTCCTGGTGGTCGCCCCGCTGATCGCGCTGCTGATCTTCCTGGGCGTCTATCCGAAGCCGGTCACCGACATCGTCAACCCGGCGGTCAAGCAGACCATGTCCGATGTACACCAGACCGATCCCCAGCCCGCGGTGGAGGCGGCCAAGTGAGCACAGCAGTCGTCCACAGCCTGTGGACAACCGCGGCCGACCCGATCTCCAAGATCGAGACGCCGAAGATCGAATACGGTCAGTTGTCGCCGACCCTGATCGTCATCGGCGCGGCGCTCATCGGGGTGCTGATCGAGGCGTTCGTGCCGCGCAGGTCCCGTTACTACGCCCAGGCGTTCGTGGCGGTCGTCGCACTCACCGCCGCGTTCGCCGCGGTGGTGGCGCTGGCGGCCGGCGGATACGGCACCACCAAGGCGCATATCGCGGCGATGGGCGCGATCGCGGTCGACGGACCGTCCCTGTTCCTCCAGGGCACGATCCTGCTGGCCGGTCTGCTCGGTGTGTTCACCTTCGCCGAGCGGCGCCTCGATCCGGAGGCGCACGGCAACCGGGTCGACTCCTTCGCGGCGCAGGCCGCGGCCGTCCCGGGCGGCGAGGCCGAGAAGGCCGCGGTCAAGGCCGGGTTCACCACCACCGAGGCCTTTCCGCTGCTGCTGTTCGCGGTGGCCGGCATGCTTGTCTTCCCCTCGGCGAACGACCTGCTGACCCTGTTCGTCGCCCTGGAGGTCTTCTCGCTGCCGCTGTATCTGCTGTGCGCGCTGGCCCGCCGCAAGCGGCTGATGTCGCAGGAGGCCGCGGTCAAGTACTTCTTGCTCGGTGCCTTCGCCTCCGCGTTCACGCTGTTCGGCATCGCGCTGCTCTACGGGTACGCGGGCTCGGTGTCGTACGCGACGATCGCCCAGGTCGTCGACGGCAGGATCACCACCGCCGACCCGGCGCTCGCCAACACCATGGGCAATGACGCGCTGCTCCTGGTGGGTGCCGCGCTGATCACCATGGGCCTGCTGTTCAAGGTGGCCGCGGTGCCGTTCCACATGTGGACGCCGGATGTGTA encodes:
- the nuoN gene encoding NADH-quinone oxidoreductase subunit NuoN → MSTAVVHSLWTTAADPISKIETPKIEYGQLSPTLIVIGAALIGVLIEAFVPRRSRYYAQAFVAVVALTAAFAAVVALAAGGYGTTKAHIAAMGAIAVDGPSLFLQGTILLAGLLGVFTFAERRLDPEAHGNRVDSFAAQAAAVPGGEAEKAAVKAGFTTTEAFPLLLFAVAGMLVFPSANDLLTLFVALEVFSLPLYLLCALARRKRLMSQEAAVKYFLLGAFASAFTLFGIALLYGYAGSVSYATIAQVVDGRITTADPALANTMGNDALLLVGAALITMGLLFKVAAVPFHMWTPDVYQGAPTPVTGFMAAATKVAAFGALLRLLYVVLPGMRWDWRPVMWAVAIVTMLGGAIVAITQTDIKRLLAYSSIAHAGFILAGVIATSRDGVSSVLFYLAAYSFVTIGAFAVVTLVRDAGGEATHLSKWAGLGRRSPLVAAVFAVFLLAFAGIPLTSGFAGKFAVFKAAAEGGAMPLVVIGVISSAIAAFFYIRVIVLMFFSEPSPEGPTVAVPSPLTMTAIGMGVLVTLVLGLAPQYFLDLASQAGVFVR